The following coding sequences are from one Desulfosporosinus orientis DSM 765 window:
- a CDS encoding polysaccharide deacetylase family protein encodes MIFWLWLLLGIILFMVVYTILPDLFLHRLGLGSWKRQFSPGVALTFDDGPDPAYTPQLLNILGNHNIPAAFFVVGEKAQENPDLLKAILAQGHEIGVHSLQHRYAWFQAPWTTWRQWDEAVATVEHITGKPVVWIRPPWGTFNLALWIWMIVRHKKAVLWTSEGHDWKVSHKPEQIAQRVLENTAEGSIIVLHDSGGEKAAPGNTLKALEILCRRIREEQKLPFVKLEIPTWSMTRRLTYRFWEMWEKGFARLYKIERISANNLLRLSQKRYKGPDLYSSDGRLLAKEGDIVGEIHFDNARFMGKETDTQSIALKALHKIKPSLAEVAAYINQNPNYAEIKVFLGLTLIHRGVKRLGFEVNDVPITFSTRLIAFLQRSIMRIYHPKGKVRAEKMNTIYPKLVFITREQLVCKWLNQFENPFKI; translated from the coding sequence ATGATTTTCTGGCTTTGGCTCCTATTGGGAATCATACTCTTTATGGTTGTGTATACCATTCTTCCTGATTTATTTCTCCATCGTCTTGGCCTGGGAAGCTGGAAGAGACAATTTTCTCCTGGGGTTGCCCTTACTTTTGATGACGGGCCAGACCCTGCCTACACTCCCCAATTGCTGAACATTTTAGGGAATCATAATATTCCTGCTGCATTTTTTGTGGTTGGCGAAAAAGCACAAGAAAATCCAGACCTTCTCAAGGCAATTTTGGCACAAGGTCATGAAATTGGGGTACATAGCTTGCAGCACCGCTACGCCTGGTTTCAAGCTCCCTGGACAACTTGGCGGCAGTGGGATGAAGCCGTTGCCACAGTTGAACACATTACTGGAAAACCTGTGGTATGGATACGGCCACCATGGGGAACGTTTAACCTGGCCCTATGGATTTGGATGATTGTACGTCATAAGAAAGCGGTACTCTGGACAAGTGAAGGCCATGATTGGAAGGTTTCTCATAAACCGGAACAAATTGCCCAGCGCGTTCTGGAGAATACAGCGGAAGGGTCTATCATTGTCTTACATGACTCAGGCGGGGAGAAGGCGGCACCCGGAAATACCCTTAAGGCGTTAGAGATTCTTTGCCGGCGGATCAGGGAAGAACAAAAACTTCCCTTTGTAAAATTAGAGATTCCAACCTGGTCCATGACACGGCGTTTAACCTATCGATTTTGGGAAATGTGGGAGAAAGGCTTTGCCAGACTTTATAAAATTGAAAGGATAAGTGCCAATAATCTCCTGAGACTCTCTCAAAAAAGGTACAAAGGACCGGACCTTTACTCTTCAGATGGGAGGTTGTTGGCTAAGGAGGGGGACATAGTCGGGGAAATACACTTTGATAATGCCCGTTTTATGGGTAAAGAGACCGATACTCAGTCAATTGCTCTGAAAGCACTGCATAAAATCAAACCCTCTCTTGCAGAAGTAGCTGCTTATATCAATCAAAATCCAAATTATGCTGAGATCAAAGTATTTCTAGGTTTAACTTTAATTCATCGCGGGGTTAAAAGACTGGGATTTGAAGTCAATGATGTGCCCATTACTTTCAGTACTCGTTTAATAGCCTTTCTGCAGAGGTCTATTATGCGAATCTATCATCCAAAGGGTAAGGTAAGAGCTGAAAAAATGAATACGATCTATCCAAAACTGGTGTTTATCACCAGAGAACAGCTCGTTTGCAAATGGTTAAATCAATTTGAAAATCCATTTAAAATATAA
- a CDS encoding TVP38/TMEM64 family protein, which produces MKQLILKKSQSSGKSHLVILAIGSIFVLLIVAFFYLDRHNALSALIKSLGLLGVLLAVCLMAILSMTPIPSEGLVLMYLKIYGVVWGTLLAWVGSNLGSLLIYFIVKHYGQFLLQKIISKERFEAVNQWVKRRGTFGLFIARLLPIPAFAVNYIASLIPSVDLWPYLWTQMVSIIPYYAGTALVFLGVAKETWYWLVIGGLAIVAFWSFSYLLNRKKLPN; this is translated from the coding sequence ATGAAACAACTGATTCTAAAGAAATCCCAAAGCTCTGGAAAATCACACTTGGTTATTTTGGCGATAGGTTCCATTTTTGTCTTGTTGATTGTGGCCTTCTTCTATCTGGATCGTCACAATGCCCTGTCTGCCTTGATAAAAAGCCTTGGTCTGTTAGGGGTACTACTCGCTGTCTGTCTAATGGCCATACTCAGTATGACACCAATTCCCTCGGAAGGGCTGGTGTTAATGTATCTTAAAATTTACGGTGTAGTTTGGGGAACACTTTTAGCCTGGGTTGGCTCAAACCTCGGTTCCCTATTGATTTATTTTATTGTTAAACATTATGGGCAATTTCTTCTGCAAAAGATTATTAGCAAAGAGCGTTTTGAAGCGGTAAATCAATGGGTGAAACGGCGAGGAACCTTTGGTTTGTTTATTGCCCGCCTGCTGCCTATTCCGGCATTTGCAGTCAATTATATCGCCAGCTTAATCCCTTCAGTGGATTTGTGGCCTTATCTTTGGACGCAGATGGTCAGCATTATTCCTTACTATGCGGGAACTGCTTTAGTATTTTTAGGCGTGGCTAAAGAAACGTGGTATTGGTTAGTGATTGGAGGTCTTGCTATAGTTGCTTTTTGGAGTTTCAGCTACTTGTTAAATCGAAAGAAACTACCGAATTGA
- a CDS encoding ROK family transcriptional regulator: MAINRVNSMEVKKMNRNAIYKFLYKREPLAIQEIAQSLNMSLPTVTQNIKELQERDLIIETGLFESTGGRKAKAITYNNHKYAIGLDITRNHVGIVLIDLRGKLLKNVRKKYPFVNSKSYFEGVGNLVKEFINECSIENSNILGVGIALPAILSADKQTVNYATVIDFRGGSVEAFCEFIPYPCILSNDANAAGFAELWNEEDVQDVVYLSLNNSVGGSIIIGKNVFSGQNQRSGEFGHMTIVPNGATCYCGQKGCVDVYCSAKILSDSTNGSIAEFFRLLRLGHQPQKALWEEYLNHLVLVINNLRMLYDCNVILGGYAGAYMDEYIELLRELVSKRNSFEVDGSYLHVCKYKLEATAVGAALQHVERFINSI; this comes from the coding sequence ATGGCAATCAACAGGGTAAATAGCATGGAAGTAAAAAAGATGAATCGAAATGCTATTTATAAATTTTTATATAAGAGGGAGCCTCTTGCCATTCAAGAAATAGCACAGTCTTTAAATATGAGTTTGCCGACTGTTACCCAAAATATTAAAGAATTGCAAGAAAGAGATTTAATTATTGAGACGGGTTTATTTGAGTCTACAGGCGGCAGAAAGGCCAAAGCAATAACCTATAATAACCATAAATACGCTATTGGCTTAGATATTACTCGAAATCATGTTGGAATTGTGTTAATTGATTTAAGGGGCAAGCTGCTTAAAAATGTTCGCAAGAAGTATCCATTTGTCAACTCCAAGTCCTATTTTGAAGGAGTTGGCAACTTAGTAAAGGAGTTTATTAATGAGTGCTCAATAGAGAATTCAAATATTTTAGGTGTAGGTATTGCTTTGCCTGCAATATTATCAGCTGACAAACAAACCGTTAATTACGCCACTGTTATTGATTTTCGAGGGGGAAGCGTAGAGGCGTTTTGTGAATTTATACCCTACCCATGCATTTTAAGTAATGACGCTAATGCAGCAGGATTTGCAGAATTATGGAATGAAGAAGATGTACAAGATGTGGTATATCTCTCACTTAATAATAGCGTTGGCGGGTCAATTATTATAGGAAAGAATGTTTTTTCAGGACAAAACCAACGCAGCGGCGAATTTGGACATATGACCATTGTTCCCAACGGCGCCACTTGTTACTGCGGACAGAAGGGTTGTGTTGATGTCTATTGTTCAGCTAAAATCCTCTCAGACAGTACCAATGGAAGTATTGCTGAGTTTTTTAGACTTCTGAGATTAGGACATCAACCACAAAAAGCTCTATGGGAAGAATATCTTAACCATTTAGTTCTAGTTATCAATAATTTAAGAATGCTCTATGACTGTAATGTAATTCTGGGTGGATATGCGGGAGCTTATATGGATGAATACATTGAACTCTTAAGAGAATTAGTTTCAAAAAGAAATTCTTTTGAGGTTGACGGGAGTTATCTCCATGTCTGTAAATATAAGTTGGAGGCTACTGCCGTTGGAGCAGCCTTACAACATGTTGAACGATTTATTAATAGTATTTAA
- a CDS encoding sugar ABC transporter ATP-binding protein, protein MNNNIKLRVSQIEKSFPGVKALDRIDFAVKKGSVHVLCGENGAGKSTLMKIINGIYQPDSGEIYIDEKPVKINNPIQARNLGISMIFQEMSYVPEMTVEENLFLGNLPVKRFGNVNWKEVRQRTQDLLRTENLPYSPTTPLKDLTISDIQMLEIIKAISYNSEIIIMDEPTSAITLKEVEKLFVKIRELKARGVSIIYISHKLDEIFQIADDITVLRDGTVVESHPKEELDIETVISLMVGRKLTTTFPKEQVEIGEDMLVVENFNCPKVFHNVNFHVKKGEILGFAGLMGSGRTEVMRSLFGLDPKSSGVVKIKGEEVTITNVRQSIDNGMVMLSEDRRRYGIIPMRSVKENTTLSNLKSVFFACRNHKKLEKKLVSDILNKMRIKTPSMDTPIATLSGGNQQKVVLAKWMVRNPDILILDEPTRGIDVGAKLEIYKLMTELAKEGKVVIIVSSELPEVIGMCDRIYVMAKGTITGEINRKDFSQELIMKYATGTLTSEGVN, encoded by the coding sequence ATGAACAATAATATTAAGCTGCGCGTGTCACAGATTGAGAAATCCTTCCCGGGTGTTAAAGCTCTTGATAGGATTGATTTCGCTGTAAAAAAAGGTTCTGTCCATGTATTGTGCGGAGAAAATGGGGCAGGAAAATCAACCTTGATGAAAATTATTAACGGGATATATCAACCGGATAGTGGTGAGATTTACATAGACGAAAAACCTGTTAAAATCAATAATCCTATCCAAGCGAGAAACCTGGGGATATCAATGATATTTCAAGAGATGAGTTATGTACCGGAGATGACGGTGGAAGAGAATTTATTCCTTGGGAACCTGCCTGTTAAAAGGTTCGGCAATGTTAATTGGAAAGAGGTAAGACAGCGAACTCAAGACCTCTTGCGAACTGAAAATCTTCCTTATTCTCCCACGACTCCGCTGAAAGATCTTACAATCTCAGATATTCAGATGCTGGAAATCATTAAGGCTATTTCCTACAACTCAGAGATTATCATAATGGATGAACCAACCTCAGCTATTACCCTTAAAGAAGTAGAGAAACTTTTCGTTAAGATCAGAGAGCTTAAAGCCAGAGGGGTAAGTATCATCTATATCTCTCATAAATTAGATGAGATTTTCCAGATCGCGGATGATATAACAGTCTTAAGAGATGGGACGGTTGTAGAAAGCCATCCTAAGGAAGAATTAGACATTGAAACGGTTATCTCCCTGATGGTAGGACGTAAACTAACTACGACATTTCCCAAGGAACAAGTTGAGATTGGGGAAGATATGCTCGTGGTTGAAAACTTCAATTGTCCCAAAGTATTTCATAATGTCAATTTCCATGTTAAAAAAGGTGAGATTTTAGGATTTGCAGGTCTTATGGGTTCCGGACGAACGGAAGTTATGCGTTCTCTATTTGGGCTTGATCCTAAATCATCCGGAGTTGTAAAAATTAAGGGCGAAGAAGTTACCATAACCAATGTTCGACAGAGCATCGATAATGGAATGGTCATGCTATCTGAAGACAGGCGACGATATGGCATTATTCCTATGCGGTCGGTTAAGGAAAATACAACCTTATCCAACTTGAAAAGTGTTTTCTTTGCCTGCAGAAACCATAAGAAATTAGAAAAGAAACTTGTCTCAGATATTCTTAATAAGATGAGAATAAAAACACCGTCTATGGATACGCCCATTGCAACCTTGAGCGGCGGCAATCAACAAAAAGTTGTCCTAGCCAAATGGATGGTAAGAAACCCGGATATTCTAATCTTGGACGAACCTACACGGGGAATTGATGTGGGTGCTAAATTAGAAATCTATAAGCTTATGACGGAGTTAGCTAAAGAAGGTAAAGTTGTCATTATTGTTTCTTCAGAACTTCCCGAAGTTATTGGTATGTGTGACAGGATTTATGTCATGGCTAAAGGGACAATCACTGGCGAAATAAATCGAAAAGACTTTTCCCAAGAGTTGATTATGAAATATGCTACAGGAACTTTAACATCAGAGGGGGTGAACTGA